The Brucella melitensis bv. 1 str. 16M nucleotide sequence GAGCGAACCGGCGAAACCGTGCATCTTTCCGAATTTTCCAACGGGCGGCTTTCCACCATTCATGTGGAAGAATCACCCCGCGCCCATCGGGTTTTCATCAATGTCGGCATGATCCTGCCTTTCCACGCCACGGCATCGGGCCTCGCCTATCTGGCAGCCTGTGCGGACGATGTGGTGGAGGCCACGGTGACGAAATCGCTCGATACATTCACGGAATTTACGATCGCTGACCCGGAGGAAGTCCGGCGGCGCGTGCGCGAAGCACGGCAAAACGGCTTTTCCGTTAACCGGCAGGGGCTGGAAGTGGGCGTGATGAGCACATCGGCGGCGATCCTCACACCCGGATCGAGACCGGTTGGCTGCATTACGGTGGCCGCACCCCTTGCGCGTGCCGATGACGGGATCGTCATGCGATATGGCGCGGACGCCCATGCCACGGCTGAGGCTATTTCCGCTGCCCTGTTCGCAGAACACAGGCAAGCCCGTTCCAATCAATCGAAGAGGAACGGTTGATGACTGCGCATACCAATTCCCCCCGCATTATGGTGATCGGCACGGGCGACACCAAGAGTGATGAACTGCTTTTCATGGCGGATGTCATCGAAAGGGCTGGCGGCTCACCGGTGATGATCGATGTCAGCATTCTGGGCAATCCGCCTTATGAGCCGGCTTATTCCAAGCATGATGTGGCTGAAGCCGCCGGAACGACGGTTCAGGCGATTATCGACAGCGGCGATGAACATAGCGCCATGGCCCTGATGGCCGAAGGGGCGACGGCTCTCGTTCGTGGCCTTTCGCAACGCGGCCAGGTCGATGGCATGATTGCGCTTGGCGGTTCGCTTGGCACGGACCTTGCGCTGGATATTGCGGCGATCCTGCCGCTTGTCGTGCCGAAATTCATCGTTTCGACCATTGCCTATTCACATCTTCTGCCGCCGGAGCGCATCGCGCCCGACCTCATGATGATCCTATGGGCCGGGGGGCTTTACGGCCTCAACCCGATCTGCCGCTCCGTTCTGTCGCAAGCCTGCGGCGCGGTGGTGGGCGCGGCGAAATTGGTGGAGAAGCCCAGTGCTGAAAAGCCGCTGATCGGCATGACGCATCTTGGTTCTTCCTGCCTCAAATATATGCGCTTTCTAAAACCGGAGCTGGAAAAACGCGGCTATGATGTTGCGATATTTCACGCCACGGGCATGGGTGGCCGCGCCTATGAGGCGGTTGCGGCGCAGAAGGGTTTTGTCGCCGTTTTCGATTTCTGCATACAGGAAGTGACCAATGCCGAGAGCGGCTCTGTGGTCACGTCCGGGCCGGACCGTATGGAAAATGCGGGGCGGGCAGGCATACCCCAGATCATCGCGCCGGGGGCGGTGGATATGGTGGATATGCCCGCCTGGCAGAATGTGCCGGAACAGTTCCGGGACCGGCCCTATCACGCCCATAACCGTCTGATTGCATCCATCACCGTTTCGCCGGAACAGCGCCGCGCAGTGGCCCGCGTGGTGGCAGCCAAGCTGGAGCGCGCCGCAGCACCGGTTGCCTTCATCCTGCCGACCGGCGGCGTGCAGGAATGGGATCGCAACGGCGAACCGCTGCATGAGCCGGAAGCGCTCGGTGCCTTTCTTGACGAGATGCGGGGTGCGGTTTCCGGGACAATCACTTTTGAGGAAGTGGATGCGCATATCAATGCGCCGGAATTTGCATCGCGCGCCCTTGCGGTCTTCGACCGCTGGGTCGCGGAAGGAATTGTAGTGAAAGGCAATGTTGCATGAGCAAGGCTCTCATTCTCGACTTTGGCGGCGTGGTGACACGCACATTGTTCGAGACCCACGATATTACGGAAAGGGCGCTGGGCCTTCCCGCTGGAAGCCTTGGCTGGAAGGGACCGTTCGATCCTTCCACCGACCCGCTCTGGGTGTCGATGCAGGCGCGTGAAATTACCGAACGCGATTACTGGATGACGCGCACCCGCGAAACCGGCGCGCTTCTGGGGGAAAACTGGACGGACATGAAAACCTTTGTCCAGCGTGCGCGCGGCGCGGAGCCGGAACTGGTGCTGCGCCCGGAAGCGCGCGATGCCATCCTGAGGACAAAGGCGGCAGGTTTGAAGCTTGCGATCCTCTCTAACGAGCTTGACCTTTTCTATGGCGTGGAGTTTCGCAAGCGTTTCCCGCTGATCGAGCTTTTCGATGTGATCGTGGACGCCACCTACACCAAGATCCTGAAACCCGACCCGCGCGCCTATGAACAGGTGCTGGCGGAACTGGCGCTCGACCGTGCCGATTGTGTGTTCGTCGACGACCAGAAGAAAAATATCGAAGGGGCGGAGGCAGTCCACCTGCCGCATGTGCACTTCGACGTGACCCGGCCTGCGGAAAGCTATGCGCAGGCGCTGAAAATGCTCGGAATTTGAAAGGTTATCGTCATGCGTGATTCCAATTTCCTGATCGAGAACAATGCCCGCCACCTGTGGCACCCCATGGCGCATCCGGCGGAGATGCAGGCCAATCCGCCCCGCATCGTCAATGGTGGCGAGGGCGTCGAGGTGATCGACATTCACGGCAAGAAGGTTCTCGATGCGGTGGGCGGTCTGTGGAACGTCAATCTGGGCTATTCCTGCGAGCCGGTGAAGAAGGCGATCCGCGACCAGCTCGACAGCCTGCCTTATTATTCGACCTTTCGCGGCACGACCAATTCGCCTCTGATCGAGCTTTCCTATGAGCTGGCCGAATTCTTCAAGGAAGACGGGCTGACGCGTGCTTTCTTCACGTCCGGCGGATCGGATTCGGTCGAAACGGCGCTGCGGCTTGCCCGCCAGTTCCACAAGATCAACGGACAGCCGGAACGCACGAAATTCGTTTCGCTGAAAAAGGGCTATCACGGCACGCATTTTGGCGGCGCTTCGGTCAATGGCAATGCCAATTTCCGCCGCAACTATGAGCCGCTTCTGCCGGGCGTGTTCCATCTGGCGGCACCCTATCCCTATCGCAACCCGTTCAATATGGACGACCCGGCGGCGATTGCTGCGGCCATTGCGCGCCAGTTTGAGGATGAAATCGCGTTTCAGGGTGCGGACACCATTGCCGCCTTCATCATGGAGCCGGTTCTGGGGGCAGGGGGCGTGATCGTGCCGCATGAAAGCTTCATGCCGCTGATGCGTGAAATCTGCGACCGGCACGGCATTCTCCTGATTGCCGATGAGGTCATCACGGCTTTCGGGCGCACCGGCGCATGGACCGGCTCGCGCGGCTGGGGCGTGAAACCCGATATGATGACGACCGCCAAGGCGATCACCAATGGCTATTTCCCCTTCGGTGCGGTGATGATTTCCGACAAGGTGGCAAGCGTTTTTGAGGCGAACAAAAATTCGCTTGGCGCAATCGGCCATGGCTACACCTATTCCGGCCATCCGGTGGGTGCCGCAGCCGCCCTTGCCACGCTGAAGGAAACGGCGCGCGCCAACACGGCGGCCAATGCCGGGGCGCGCGGTGTCGAACTTATGGCGGGGCTCAATCAACTGAAGGAAAAGCACGAGCTTGTGGGTGACGTGCGCGGCAAGGGCCTGATGGCGGCGCTGGAACTCGTTTCCGATCGGGAAAAGAAAAGTGCTGCCGCCAAGACCGTGGTGCAGAAGGTTTATGACGTCGCCTATGAGGAAGGCGTCATGGTGCGCACTTCCGGCGCCAATGTCATCATTTCGCCGCCGCTTGTCATCACGCCTGCCGATGTGAACCGCATTGTTTCTGCGCTCGATGCTGGCCTTTCCGCCGCGAAGGGACAATGACATGAGCGGAAATCAGGAACTGATTGC carries:
- a CDS encoding IclR family transcriptional regulator; translated protein: MSTIGKALTLLDVLSRLNTEAGLTEIAQACGYDKATTRRFLVDLEKHGFVEQLAESRKYRIGAEPLRLARIREARYPFLGTALPFVRQLAERTGETVHLSEFSNGRLSTIHVEESPRAHRVFINVGMILPFHATASGLAYLAACADDVVEATVTKSLDTFTEFTIADPEEVRRRVREARQNGFSVNRQGLEVGVMSTSAAILTPGSRPVGCITVAAPLARADDGIVMRYGADAHATAEAISAALFAEHRQARSNQSKRNG
- a CDS encoding Tm-1-like ATP-binding domain-containing protein; this encodes MTAHTNSPRIMVIGTGDTKSDELLFMADVIERAGGSPVMIDVSILGNPPYEPAYSKHDVAEAAGTTVQAIIDSGDEHSAMALMAEGATALVRGLSQRGQVDGMIALGGSLGTDLALDIAAILPLVVPKFIVSTIAYSHLLPPERIAPDLMMILWAGGLYGLNPICRSVLSQACGAVVGAAKLVEKPSAEKPLIGMTHLGSSCLKYMRFLKPELEKRGYDVAIFHATGMGGRAYEAVAAQKGFVAVFDFCIQEVTNAESGSVVTSGPDRMENAGRAGIPQIIAPGAVDMVDMPAWQNVPEQFRDRPYHAHNRLIASITVSPEQRRAVARVVAAKLERAAAPVAFILPTGGVQEWDRNGEPLHEPEALGAFLDEMRGAVSGTITFEEVDAHINAPEFASRALAVFDRWVAEGIVVKGNVA
- a CDS encoding HAD family hydrolase, which produces MSKALILDFGGVVTRTLFETHDITERALGLPAGSLGWKGPFDPSTDPLWVSMQAREITERDYWMTRTRETGALLGENWTDMKTFVQRARGAEPELVLRPEARDAILRTKAAGLKLAILSNELDLFYGVEFRKRFPLIELFDVIVDATYTKILKPDPRAYEQVLAELALDRADCVFVDDQKKNIEGAEAVHLPHVHFDVTRPAESYAQALKMLGI
- a CDS encoding aspartate aminotransferase family protein, whose translation is MRDSNFLIENNARHLWHPMAHPAEMQANPPRIVNGGEGVEVIDIHGKKVLDAVGGLWNVNLGYSCEPVKKAIRDQLDSLPYYSTFRGTTNSPLIELSYELAEFFKEDGLTRAFFTSGGSDSVETALRLARQFHKINGQPERTKFVSLKKGYHGTHFGGASVNGNANFRRNYEPLLPGVFHLAAPYPYRNPFNMDDPAAIAAAIARQFEDEIAFQGADTIAAFIMEPVLGAGGVIVPHESFMPLMREICDRHGILLIADEVITAFGRTGAWTGSRGWGVKPDMMTTAKAITNGYFPFGAVMISDKVASVFEANKNSLGAIGHGYTYSGHPVGAAAALATLKETARANTAANAGARGVELMAGLNQLKEKHELVGDVRGKGLMAALELVSDREKKSAAAKTVVQKVYDVAYEEGVMVRTSGANVIISPPLVITPADVNRIVSALDAGLSAAKGQ